In Lolium rigidum isolate FL_2022 chromosome 3, APGP_CSIRO_Lrig_0.1, whole genome shotgun sequence, the genomic window AATAATAGTTGCTAGAGTCTTGGaggcaaaaataaataaataatttctGCAACATGGACAACGCTGCTCTCTACTAGGGAATAGCTAAATCTAGGACTAATGTGCTGCTTGTCAGAAACTACATATCAATGTTCGAGAACCAAAAAAAGGCAGTGCCACTAATGCGCTGATTGTCAGTGACTACATTTGAATGTTTGAGAGCCAAAAAAAAGGCAGTGGAACATGTACCAACACTGACCATTCCAAAGGACAGAATTGTGCATAATGATTGAGGAGACAGCATTCCCAGTTTCATACTCTTCAGCTATCAATTACTAGAAGTGTGGTTTTGCCACATGACCCGTGAAGAAACTGTAACCAATTTCAGACAACACCTAGCATTCCTTCACCCGGGAGGCTGCTTTCCACCCACGATGGATCTGGTTCAGATTTTGTTCTTGCTCTTCTGTAATTCCATATACTGGGAGCTGCAAGGCTGAGAACAAACAACTTGCGATCCTGTTCAAGCAGCTGTTTACGAGGTTGACTCGCTGCAGATTTGCGAATACCTCTGTGACCCTTCATGTGGCCTCCTAATGACCGAGGAGATGCGTAGACCTTTCCACACAGCTTGCACTCATATCTAGTTGTTGCCTTGAACACCTCTGAAAGACTGAGAAACTTCACTTCCTCGTAAGAGCTAGTAGAAGTTTCTGGCTCCACCAGCTCATTGTCTTCTCCGGTAAGGCCATGATGATCAGAAGAACTCAGCTCCATCATCTGCGTATCATACACCGCCTTGCCATCCATCTCACAGTCTTCATCCCGATTCACAAAATCTGAGCACATGCCATGATCTTCTGAAAGCATCACAAGAATGTGTGCGGCATCGACCTCCTCTATCCCGTCGGTCTTCATCGCTGCGGCAGGAACTGTGTCCAGAGCAATCCTCTTTGACCTCTTCTTTCTCACTGGAGCAGCAAATACAGCAGCATTTGGATCACCATCACCTACAGATACGTTGTGCTCCACAACCATCTTGTTCCTACGGCGCATGTGTACCCTCATATGTATGGACAGGGCATCACGGGAGGCAAAAGACTTGAAGCATAACTGGCATTCAGTCTTGGGGAACAATGCCCAAGGATCATCGTCACTGGAAGTGGAATCTGCCAGGCACGAAGACTTCAGGCACCTCTCCCGGAGACCATATCTCTCTCCGACGCTGTCAGTGCTCGGAGTGCCGCTCCTCTGTTTGTTGCGCCTGTTCCTATGGACCGCCATGTGGCCTCCAAGGGACATCCCAGAAGGGAAGCTCTTCTTGCAGTGCTTGCACCAATGCTTCCTCCCCGTCGGTGGCATGCCTGGATACATAGTAGTAGCAACCATTAATCAGAGTAAGAATCGGCAA contains:
- the LOC124696805 gene encoding zinc finger protein ZAT9-like, with product MPPTGRKHWCKHCKKSFPSGMSLGGHMAVHRNRRNKQRSGTPSTDSVGERYGLRERCLKSSCLADSTSSDDDPWALFPKTECQLCFKSFASRDALSIHMRVHMRRRNKMVVEHNVSVGDGDPNAAVFAAPVRKKRSKRIALDTVPAAAMKTDGIEEVDAAHILVMLSEDHGMCSDFVNRDEDCEMDGKAVYDTQMMELSSSDHHGLTGEDNELVEPETSTSSYEEVKFLSLSEVFKATTRYECKLCGKVYASPRSLGGHMKGHRGIRKSAASQPRKQLLEQDRKLFVLSLAAPSIWNYRRARTKSEPDPSWVESSLPGEGMLGVV